The proteins below come from a single Streptomyces tubercidicus genomic window:
- a CDS encoding Ig-like domain-containing protein translates to MSQPSFLRHRSFRPPCLALTLATVVGTGTLSACAGFTAPASMAAPVKVALGTAGGTRTAQAGDKLKVTAEGGVLTEVTVTDPRGRRLPGGLGRDGTFWTSSAEIAPATKYSVVARTRSDRGGVGAAKESLTTAQPARLNTLVPDPGTRDAVVPVERLLTLTFDHPVTDRAAVGRRLSVTSDDRTTGSWDWEKDRNGKDQVTWRPAQRWKPGTEVRLRAELHGVDSGGGRYFSGDYDLNFTISRSCTDSDLRQVCGKVHVGDPAGVTPSSVRGKDDHSTGIGDWDDGRSPWRRNSAFASSS, encoded by the coding sequence ATGAGCCAGCCCTCTTTCTTGCGTCACCGGTCGTTCCGGCCGCCGTGCCTCGCGCTCACCCTGGCGACGGTCGTCGGAACGGGCACGCTCAGTGCGTGTGCGGGCTTCACGGCACCGGCGTCCATGGCCGCGCCGGTGAAGGTGGCGCTGGGCACGGCCGGGGGCACCAGGACCGCGCAGGCCGGGGACAAGCTCAAGGTGACCGCGGAGGGTGGTGTGCTGACCGAGGTGACGGTCACCGACCCCAGGGGCCGGCGGCTGCCCGGCGGGCTCGGGCGCGATGGCACCTTCTGGACCTCCAGCGCCGAGATCGCCCCGGCCACCAAGTACTCCGTCGTCGCCAGGACCAGGAGCGACCGGGGCGGCGTGGGTGCCGCCAAGGAGTCGCTCACCACCGCGCAGCCGGCCCGGCTCAACACACTGGTGCCCGATCCCGGCACCCGGGACGCCGTGGTCCCCGTCGAGAGGCTGCTCACGCTCACCTTCGACCACCCGGTGACCGACCGGGCCGCGGTGGGGCGCCGCCTGAGCGTCACCAGCGACGACCGGACGACCGGTTCCTGGGACTGGGAGAAGGACCGCAACGGCAAGGACCAGGTGACCTGGCGGCCCGCGCAGCGCTGGAAACCGGGCACCGAGGTCCGGCTGCGGGCGGAGCTCCACGGGGTGGACTCCGGCGGCGGCCGCTATTTTTCCGGCGACTATGACCTGAACTTCACCATCAGCCGGAGTTGCACCGACTCGGACCTGCGACAGGTTTGTGGCAAGGTCCACGTGGGTGACCCCGCCGGGGTCACTCCGTCCTCCGTACGGGGGAAAGACGACCACAGCACCGGGATCGGAGACTGGGATGACGGCCGGTCCCCGTGGCGCAGAAACAGCGCCTTCGCGTCGAGCAGCTGA
- a CDS encoding glycosyltransferase, which translates to MLFVVPPLAGHVNPTLAVAAELAARGHQVAWTGPAAALTPLLPTGSLLYAAGDRDADGGHDLGGARWRDLRGIAALRFLWAEALIPLARAMLPGVHTAVEAFRPDVLVADQQALAGPLVARRHGLPWATSATTSAEIIRPFDDFPKVGEWVTQRIAALLAECGAPGGWDPRFSPHLVLVFSTPALIGDGGPDPAAASAPHAHTHANTHAHTHATDGGPGGAPGRYPPHYAFVGPAFGARPTGGDFPWGRLDPGRARVLVSLGTLNRAAGARFYPAVLRAADALADRAQLILAAPADLAGDIPPHMLHQEYVPQLQLLPHLDAVLCHGGHNTVCEALAYGLPLVVAPVRDDQPIVARQVAEAGAGVRVRFGRARTDELHQALAAVLDDPAHRSAARRIQASFAAAGGAAAAADRLEKLPPGARGPHPGPKGPHPGPSAPGTAPTDNEKGP; encoded by the coding sequence GTGCTGTTCGTCGTGCCGCCGCTGGCCGGGCACGTCAACCCCACCCTCGCCGTCGCCGCCGAACTCGCCGCGCGCGGCCACCAGGTCGCCTGGACGGGGCCCGCAGCGGCCCTGACACCGCTGCTCCCCACGGGCTCCCTGCTGTACGCGGCGGGAGACCGGGACGCGGACGGCGGCCATGACCTGGGCGGCGCGCGGTGGCGCGATCTGCGGGGCATCGCCGCGCTGCGCTTCCTGTGGGCGGAGGCCCTCATCCCGCTCGCCCGCGCGATGCTGCCCGGTGTGCACACCGCCGTCGAAGCCTTCCGGCCCGATGTCCTGGTGGCCGACCAACAGGCCCTCGCCGGGCCTCTGGTGGCGCGCCGGCACGGCCTGCCCTGGGCGACCTCGGCGACCACCTCGGCGGAGATCATCCGGCCGTTCGACGACTTCCCGAAGGTGGGGGAGTGGGTGACCCAGCGCATCGCGGCACTGCTCGCCGAATGCGGTGCGCCCGGCGGCTGGGACCCCCGCTTCTCCCCGCACCTCGTCCTGGTCTTCTCCACCCCCGCACTCATCGGAGACGGCGGTCCGGATCCGGCCGCGGCGAGCGCACCGCATGCACACACGCACGCGAACACGCATGCACACACGCACGCGACCGACGGCGGGCCCGGCGGCGCCCCCGGGAGGTACCCGCCGCATTACGCCTTCGTCGGTCCCGCCTTCGGCGCCCGCCCCACCGGCGGGGACTTCCCGTGGGGTCGGCTCGACCCCGGCCGCGCCCGGGTGCTCGTCTCGCTGGGCACCCTCAACCGGGCGGCCGGCGCCCGCTTCTACCCCGCCGTACTGCGCGCCGCGGACGCCCTCGCGGACCGGGCGCAGCTGATCCTGGCCGCACCGGCCGACCTCGCCGGGGACATTCCGCCGCACATGCTGCACCAGGAGTACGTCCCCCAGCTCCAGCTGCTGCCGCATCTCGACGCGGTGCTGTGCCACGGCGGCCACAACACGGTGTGCGAGGCGCTCGCGTACGGGCTGCCGCTGGTGGTCGCCCCCGTACGCGATGACCAGCCGATCGTCGCCCGCCAGGTGGCCGAGGCCGGGGCGGGCGTACGGGTGCGCTTCGGCCGGGCCCGTACGGACGAGCTTCATCAGGCCCTGGCCGCTGTACTGGACGACCCGGCGCACCGGAGTGCGGCCCGCCGTATCCAGGCGTCCTTCGCCGCGGCGGGCGGCGCCGCCGCAGCGGCCGACCGCCTGGAGAAACTCCCGCCCGGCGCCCGCGGACCGCACCCCGGCCCGAAGGGACCGCACCCCGGCCCGTCCGCACCCGGCACCGCCCCGACCGACAACGAGAAGGGACCGTGA
- a CDS encoding class I SAM-dependent methyltransferase, with translation MTRAHRSGHRTRWAAAVAVTALGAGTVRARRRLASLPVLDPAGPHTPAGPHDTAPPPLPGWQLITAPGVVADEATLRAAVAHATREGLRVVDLIPAHLDAESVLGLLRLLDPEAHRTDRCAPGQGAGHALLVAEDIHRRAGLDAEPPPQSVAGLIRLLRTLKEYAPDTTGWAIAPGLRSPHPDPARRAEELRARGLPPALLSAAQLAGLALLAKCALSEPRWGAAAAALYWLQPAAVLSPARGLRPAGLARATATRPLRSLSTALRTLATPPAEPPRAEGTAGHAAYTAELAAGTDRFFEPRRTDCPWCSAPDPVVRVRMPDLLQAKPGRFTLEECRHCGHVFQNPRLTLEGLDFYYRDFYEGLGGEGAALVLGRMSATYRDRAELLRPFTTPRNWLDVGTAGGHFCNTARGVWPATRFDGLDMGEGVHEAARRGWIDTAYQGQFPDLADRLAGRYDTVSMHHYLEHTRDPLAELDAAVKVLAPGGHLLIELPDPESRISRLLGPHWLPWFQPQHQHLMPAGNLKQALESRGFTVLAEQHGAAHQNNADFLGAVALTANRLAPDPLAPWATIPATRARRAARSAVQTLAIPCYAAALALDNVRTALARATDGGNAYRLLARKELG, from the coding sequence ATGACGCGAGCGCACCGTTCGGGACACCGCACGCGATGGGCGGCGGCCGTCGCCGTGACGGCCCTGGGCGCGGGCACCGTACGCGCCCGCCGCCGGCTCGCCTCGCTGCCCGTGCTCGACCCCGCCGGGCCGCACACCCCCGCCGGGCCGCACGACACCGCGCCACCCCCGCTCCCCGGCTGGCAGCTGATCACCGCACCCGGCGTCGTGGCCGACGAGGCGACGCTGCGTGCCGCGGTCGCCCACGCCACCCGCGAAGGACTGCGCGTCGTGGACCTGATCCCGGCCCACCTGGACGCGGAGAGCGTCCTCGGTCTGCTGCGGCTGCTCGACCCGGAGGCGCATCGCACGGACCGGTGCGCCCCGGGACAGGGCGCGGGCCACGCCTTGCTGGTGGCCGAGGACATCCACCGGCGGGCCGGGCTCGACGCCGAGCCGCCACCGCAGTCGGTGGCCGGCCTGATCCGCCTCCTCCGCACCCTCAAGGAGTACGCCCCGGACACCACCGGCTGGGCCATCGCCCCCGGCCTGCGGTCGCCGCACCCCGACCCCGCCCGGCGCGCCGAGGAGCTCCGCGCCCGCGGTCTCCCGCCCGCCCTGCTGTCCGCCGCCCAGCTGGCAGGACTGGCGCTGCTGGCGAAGTGCGCGCTCTCGGAGCCGCGTTGGGGCGCGGCGGCGGCCGCCCTGTACTGGCTGCAGCCCGCCGCCGTGCTGAGCCCGGCCCGCGGTCTGCGCCCGGCCGGACTGGCCCGCGCCACCGCGACCCGTCCGCTGCGCTCCCTGTCCACCGCGCTGCGCACCCTGGCCACCCCGCCCGCCGAACCGCCCCGGGCCGAGGGCACCGCGGGCCACGCCGCCTACACCGCCGAACTCGCGGCCGGCACCGACCGGTTCTTCGAACCCCGGCGCACCGACTGCCCCTGGTGTTCGGCCCCCGACCCCGTCGTACGGGTCCGGATGCCCGACCTGCTCCAGGCCAAGCCCGGCCGCTTCACCCTGGAGGAGTGCCGCCACTGCGGCCATGTCTTCCAGAACCCCCGGCTCACCCTGGAGGGACTCGACTTCTACTACCGCGACTTCTACGAGGGCCTCGGCGGCGAGGGCGCCGCCCTGGTCCTCGGCCGGATGAGCGCCACCTACCGCGACCGCGCCGAACTGCTCCGGCCCTTCACCACCCCCAGGAACTGGCTCGATGTCGGCACCGCCGGGGGACACTTCTGCAATACCGCCCGCGGCGTATGGCCCGCCACCCGCTTCGACGGGCTGGACATGGGCGAAGGGGTCCACGAGGCGGCACGGCGCGGCTGGATCGATACCGCCTACCAGGGCCAGTTCCCCGATCTCGCCGACCGGCTGGCCGGCCGCTACGACACCGTGAGCATGCACCACTACCTGGAACACACCCGGGACCCCCTCGCCGAACTCGACGCGGCCGTCAAGGTCCTGGCCCCCGGCGGACATCTGCTGATCGAACTCCCCGACCCCGAGTCCCGGATCTCCCGTCTGCTCGGCCCCCACTGGCTGCCGTGGTTCCAGCCCCAGCACCAGCATCTGATGCCGGCCGGCAACCTCAAACAGGCCCTGGAGTCCCGGGGCTTCACCGTCCTCGCCGAGCAGCACGGCGCCGCCCACCAGAACAACGCGGACTTCCTCGGCGCCGTCGCCCTCACCGCCAACCGGCTCGCCCCCGACCCGCTCGCCCCCTGGGCCACCATCCCCGCCACCCGCGCCCGGCGCGCCGCCCGAAGCGCCGTACAGACCCTGGCGATTCCCTGCTACGCCGCCGCCCTCGCGCTCGACAATGTGCGTACGGCGCTCGCGCGTGCCACCGACGGCGGCAACGCCTACCGGCTGCTCGCCCGCAAAGAGCTGGGATGA
- a CDS encoding alkaline phosphatase family protein: MRRRAIRLRRAVVATLGTLGLLAVASAADARTVRSALPSYDHVVIVVFENKQYGEIIGNAQAPYLNQLAQDGAELTGMKALTHPSQPNYFNLFSGATQGVTGDGCYTAQSLSAPNLAQELIAAGKTFASYNEGLPDEGSTTCSSGRYAQKHNPWFAFKNVPVTSGKTFAQFPKDDFTKLPTLSFVIPDMCNDMHDCAVGSGDTWLKNNLDSYARWAKDHNSLLMVTWDEDNYLGSNRIATVFHGAHVRRSAVSGDYNHFSLLRTFEDMYGTGHAGNAATATPVTGVFDTGTEPPGDELTLTAPGPQTCRFGQGCTVQLTATGGKPPFTYRATGLPLGLTLDAAAGRITGRPWATGTFPVTVTATDAAEATATATFPLTVNWF; this comes from the coding sequence ATGAGACGCAGAGCGATCCGCCTGCGCAGGGCGGTCGTGGCGACACTCGGCACGCTCGGCCTGCTCGCCGTCGCCTCCGCGGCGGACGCCCGGACCGTCCGGTCCGCGCTGCCGTCCTACGACCATGTCGTGATCGTGGTCTTCGAGAACAAGCAGTACGGCGAGATCATCGGCAACGCCCAGGCCCCCTACCTCAACCAACTCGCCCAGGACGGCGCCGAACTGACCGGAATGAAGGCCCTGACCCACCCCAGCCAGCCGAACTACTTCAACCTCTTCTCCGGCGCCACCCAGGGAGTCACCGGCGACGGCTGCTACACCGCGCAGTCGTTGTCCGCCCCCAACCTCGCCCAGGAACTGATCGCGGCCGGCAAGACCTTCGCCAGCTACAACGAGGGGCTGCCCGACGAGGGTTCCACCACCTGCTCCAGCGGCCGCTACGCGCAGAAGCACAACCCCTGGTTCGCCTTCAAGAACGTCCCGGTGACCAGCGGCAAGACCTTCGCCCAGTTCCCCAAGGACGACTTCACCAAGCTGCCGACACTGTCCTTCGTCATCCCGGACATGTGCAACGACATGCACGACTGCGCGGTCGGCAGCGGCGACACCTGGCTGAAGAACAACCTCGACTCCTACGCCCGCTGGGCCAAGGACCACAACAGCCTGCTGATGGTGACCTGGGACGAGGACAACTACCTCGGCTCCAACCGGATCGCGACCGTCTTCCACGGAGCCCATGTCAGACGGTCCGCGGTGAGCGGCGACTACAACCACTTCAGTCTGCTGCGGACCTTCGAGGACATGTACGGCACCGGCCACGCGGGCAACGCCGCCACCGCCACCCCCGTCACCGGGGTGTTCGACACCGGCACCGAGCCGCCAGGCGACGAGCTCACCCTCACCGCCCCCGGCCCGCAGACCTGCCGTTTCGGCCAGGGCTGCACCGTCCAACTGACCGCCACCGGCGGCAAACCCCCGTTCACCTACCGCGCCACCGGCCTCCCGCTGGGCCTGACCCTGGACGCCGCAGCCGGCCGGATCACCGGCAGGCCCTGGGCGACCGGCACCTTCCCGGTCACCGTCACCGCCACCGACGCCGCGGAGGCCACCGCCACCGCCACCTTCCCGCTCACCGTCAACTGGTTCTGA
- the lysX gene encoding bifunctional lysylphosphatidylglycerol synthetase/lysine--tRNA ligase LysX, producing MSTVQDQDQLTGWRRFRRRVPNGFAIIFSVLGLFCALTALIGPLRRGLQPVIYWLDTLTIPVAPNFAYAAFLFLLGAAMTARKRVALWFVVAYMVLVTLADALFLANGYWEFAFSLVLCAGALVLLLVSHREFYAITRRGAFLRAILVLVGGLVAAVLIGWGLVSLAPGTLEYGAANRLLWTANRVCGGLVGGHIVEGHPPHWISVVLGLLGALALLNAAAALFRSQRMEAALHGDEEDRIRALLDRYGSQDSLGYFATRRDKAVVFSPSGKAAVTYRVEAGVCLASGDPVGDREAWTQAIEAWLEVAGRYGWQPAVMGASEDGAKAFARSGLNALQLGDEAILHVKDFDLAGREMRVTRQAVNRVERTGATFRVRRHSALTDEEMQEVIHRADAWRDTETERGFSMALDRLGDPADGECLLAEAFDGDGNMIALLSFVPWGTDGISLDVMRRDRSAPNGVMEFMVAQLCAQAGAMGVRRISLNFAVFRSAFEEGARIGAGPVLKVWRRLLLFFSKWWQLEALYRSNAKYNPEWYPRFLCYADAGALARIALGSGIAEGFVDVPSLGALWGKGHKKRVLAPASTAGLPSLDELGLVKAAPASEEELHEQELAALPEQVRVRHRKLERLREDGTDPYPVGVERTHTLGQVRDEFPDLTPGARTGKSVSVAGRVLLTRDHGGVLFAVLRDWSGDLQIALTRDGSGTELLDRFGSDIDLGDHVEAEGEVGTSDRGELTVFVTRWRLTAKCLRPLPDKRRGLSDPEAKVRQRYVDLVVSTDARENVRARSTAVQALRQGLIERGYLEVETPMLQQIHGGANARPFHTHINAYDLDLYLRIAPELYLKRLCVGGMEKVFEMGRTFRNEGISYKHNPEFTMLEAYQAFADYDVMLDLTRELIQGAAIAAFGSATARKADANGRLVEHDISGIWPVKTVYGAISEALGEEVDADTALDRLRRLCHTAAVPVKPEMGRGDIVLEMYERLVEEKTQLPTFYKDFPTDVSPLTRQHRKDPRLAERWDLVAFGTELGTAYSELTDPVEQRRRLTAQSLLAAGGDPEAMELDEDFLQALEYAMPPTGGLGIGVDRLVMFLTGLSIRETLPFPLVRRR from the coding sequence ATGAGCACCGTGCAGGACCAGGATCAACTCACGGGGTGGCGGCGCTTCAGGCGCCGTGTCCCCAATGGCTTCGCCATCATCTTCAGCGTATTGGGGCTGTTTTGTGCCCTGACGGCGCTGATCGGGCCCCTCCGGCGCGGACTCCAGCCGGTGATCTACTGGCTGGACACCCTCACCATCCCGGTGGCGCCGAACTTCGCCTACGCGGCCTTCCTCTTCCTCCTGGGCGCGGCGATGACCGCCAGGAAACGGGTGGCCCTGTGGTTCGTGGTGGCCTACATGGTGCTGGTCACTTTGGCCGACGCACTGTTCCTGGCCAACGGGTACTGGGAGTTCGCCTTCTCCCTGGTGCTCTGCGCCGGGGCGCTGGTGCTGCTGCTCGTCTCGCACCGCGAGTTCTACGCGATCACCCGGCGCGGTGCGTTCCTGCGCGCCATCCTGGTGCTGGTCGGCGGGCTCGTGGCGGCGGTGCTGATCGGCTGGGGGCTGGTGTCGCTGGCCCCCGGGACCCTGGAGTACGGCGCCGCCAACCGGCTGCTGTGGACGGCCAACCGCGTCTGCGGCGGGCTGGTCGGCGGCCACATCGTCGAGGGCCATCCGCCGCACTGGATCAGCGTCGTCCTCGGACTGCTCGGTGCGCTGGCGCTGCTCAACGCGGCGGCCGCGCTGTTCCGTTCGCAGCGCATGGAGGCCGCGCTGCACGGTGACGAGGAGGACCGCATCCGGGCGCTGCTGGACCGTTACGGCAGCCAGGACTCGCTGGGCTACTTCGCCACCCGCCGCGACAAGGCCGTGGTCTTCTCCCCCAGCGGCAAGGCCGCCGTCACCTACCGCGTCGAGGCCGGGGTCTGCCTGGCCAGTGGTGACCCGGTCGGTGACCGTGAGGCGTGGACCCAGGCCATCGAGGCATGGCTGGAGGTCGCCGGGCGGTACGGCTGGCAGCCGGCCGTCATGGGCGCGAGCGAGGACGGCGCCAAGGCGTTCGCCCGCAGCGGTCTGAACGCACTGCAGCTCGGCGACGAGGCGATCCTGCATGTGAAGGACTTCGACCTGGCCGGCCGCGAGATGCGGGTCACCCGCCAGGCCGTCAACCGCGTCGAGCGGACCGGTGCGACCTTCCGCGTACGGCGGCACTCCGCGCTGACCGACGAGGAGATGCAGGAAGTCATCCACCGGGCGGACGCCTGGCGGGACACCGAGACCGAGCGCGGCTTCTCGATGGCGCTGGACCGGCTGGGCGACCCCGCGGACGGGGAGTGCCTGCTGGCCGAGGCGTTCGACGGCGACGGCAACATGATCGCGCTGCTGTCGTTCGTCCCCTGGGGCACCGACGGCATCTCGCTGGACGTGATGCGCCGCGACCGCAGCGCGCCCAACGGCGTCATGGAGTTCATGGTCGCCCAGCTGTGCGCCCAGGCCGGGGCGATGGGTGTACGCCGGATCTCGCTGAACTTCGCGGTGTTCCGCTCCGCCTTCGAGGAGGGCGCCCGGATCGGTGCCGGCCCGGTGCTGAAGGTCTGGCGCCGGCTGCTGCTGTTCTTCTCCAAGTGGTGGCAGCTGGAGGCGCTGTACCGCTCCAACGCGAAGTACAACCCGGAGTGGTATCCGCGGTTCCTGTGCTACGCGGACGCCGGCGCGCTGGCCCGGATCGCCCTGGGCTCGGGTATCGCCGAGGGCTTCGTCGACGTACCGAGCCTGGGCGCGCTGTGGGGCAAGGGCCACAAGAAGCGGGTGCTGGCCCCGGCGAGCACCGCCGGACTGCCGTCGCTGGACGAGCTCGGTCTGGTCAAGGCCGCGCCGGCCAGCGAGGAGGAGCTGCACGAGCAGGAGCTGGCCGCGCTGCCCGAGCAGGTGCGGGTGCGCCACCGCAAGCTGGAGCGGCTGCGGGAGGACGGCACCGACCCGTATCCGGTGGGCGTCGAGCGGACGCACACCCTGGGCCAGGTGCGCGACGAGTTCCCGGACCTGACGCCCGGGGCCCGTACCGGCAAGTCCGTCAGCGTCGCCGGGCGGGTGCTGCTCACCCGCGACCACGGCGGGGTGCTCTTCGCGGTGCTGCGCGACTGGTCGGGCGATCTGCAGATCGCGCTGACCCGGGACGGCAGCGGCACCGAGCTGCTGGACCGCTTCGGCTCGGACATCGACCTCGGTGACCATGTCGAGGCGGAGGGTGAGGTCGGCACCAGCGACCGCGGTGAGCTGACCGTGTTCGTCACCCGGTGGCGGCTGACGGCCAAGTGTCTGCGGCCGCTGCCCGACAAGCGGCGCGGGCTGTCCGACCCGGAGGCCAAGGTCCGCCAGCGGTATGTGGACCTGGTCGTCTCGACGGACGCACGGGAGAACGTCCGGGCACGCAGCACGGCCGTGCAGGCGCTGCGCCAGGGACTGATCGAGCGCGGCTATCTCGAAGTCGAGACGCCGATGCTGCAGCAGATCCACGGCGGCGCCAACGCCCGCCCGTTCCATACCCATATCAACGCCTACGACCTCGATCTGTATCTGCGTATCGCGCCGGAGCTGTATCTCAAGCGGCTGTGTGTGGGCGGTATGGAGAAGGTCTTCGAGATGGGGCGGACGTTCCGTAACGAGGGCATCTCCTACAAGCACAATCCCGAGTTCACGATGCTGGAGGCGTACCAGGCGTTCGCCGACTACGACGTGATGCTGGACCTGACCCGGGAGCTGATCCAGGGTGCGGCGATCGCCGCGTTCGGCAGCGCCACCGCCCGTAAGGCGGATGCGAACGGCCGCCTGGTGGAGCACGACATCTCGGGCATCTGGCCGGTCAAGACCGTCTACGGCGCGATCTCCGAGGCACTGGGTGAGGAGGTCGACGCGGACACCGCGCTGGACCGGCTGCGGCGGCTGTGCCACACCGCGGCGGTGCCGGTGAAGCCGGAGATGGGCCGCGGCGACATCGTCCTGGAGATGTATGAGCGCCTGGTGGAGGAGAAGACCCAGCTCCCCACGTTCTACAAGGACTTCCCGACCGATGTGTCGCCGCTGACCCGGCAGCACCGCAAGGACCCGCGGCTCGCCGAGCGCTGGGACCTGGTCGCGTTCGGCACCGAGCTGGGCACCGCCTACTCGGAGCTGACCGACCCCGTCGAGCAGCGCCGGCGGCTCACCGCCCAGTCACTGCTGGCGGCGGGCGGTGACCCGGAGGCGATGGAGCTGGACGAGGACTTCCTGCAGGCGCTGGAGTACGCGATGCCGCCGACCGGCGGGCTGGGCATCGGCGTGGACCGGCTGGTGATGTTCCTGACCGGTCTGTCGATCCGCGAGACCCTGCCGTTCCCGCTGGTGCGGCGGCGCTGA
- a CDS encoding acyl carrier protein: MAADPLPERTGTILAEITDMLVSVVGDELLVVGEITGATTFNDDLALESIEFVALAELLQQRYGPSVDFLGLLAEKDIDQILAMTVGELAAHIDRVTVADQACAS, from the coding sequence ATGGCAGCTGACCCGCTCCCCGAGCGCACCGGGACGATCCTGGCCGAGATCACCGACATGCTGGTGAGCGTCGTCGGCGACGAACTCCTCGTCGTGGGCGAGATCACCGGCGCCACCACCTTCAATGACGATCTGGCCCTGGAGAGCATCGAGTTCGTCGCGCTGGCCGAACTGCTCCAGCAGCGCTACGGCCCGTCGGTGGACTTCCTCGGCCTGCTCGCGGAGAAGGACATCGACCAGATCCTGGCCATGACGGTCGGTGAACTCGCCGCCCATATCGACCGGGTCACCGTCGCCGACCAGGCTTGCGCGAGCTGA
- a CDS encoding alpha/beta fold hydrolase yields MALTPAGGLRLHTQWLPGHGGPRPDRPAVVFLHGLVMDNLSSFYCTLAGPVSRAGHDVLLYDQRGHGRSERPPSGYDRATSVADLIALLGSLGLDRHPVHLVGNSYGGALALHTALVRPELVASVVLIDAHLTGDWIEDMTDTLSVAALGLEHRRTGEQLAALGRRKEARLSAAADALLNHTTLIEDIAADTPFTCHDFARLRRPVLGVYGEHSELLPGAQELMLSAPDCELCVLPDVGHTVLNEATEGLCDALLGRLGAPAGAVAR; encoded by the coding sequence ATGGCCCTGACACCCGCGGGCGGGCTGCGCCTGCACACCCAGTGGCTGCCGGGCCACGGCGGCCCCCGGCCCGACAGACCCGCCGTCGTCTTCCTCCACGGGCTGGTGATGGACAACCTGTCGAGCTTCTACTGCACCCTCGCCGGCCCCGTCTCCCGCGCCGGACACGATGTGCTCCTCTACGACCAGCGCGGGCACGGCCGCAGCGAACGCCCGCCCAGCGGGTACGACAGAGCCACCTCGGTGGCCGACCTCATCGCCCTGCTCGGCTCCCTGGGCCTCGACCGTCACCCGGTCCATCTGGTCGGCAACAGCTACGGCGGCGCGCTGGCACTGCACACCGCCCTCGTCCGGCCGGAGCTCGTCGCCTCCGTCGTCCTGATCGACGCCCATCTGACCGGCGACTGGATCGAGGACATGACCGACACCCTCTCCGTCGCCGCCCTCGGTCTCGAACACCGCCGGACGGGGGAGCAGTTGGCCGCGCTCGGGCGACGCAAGGAGGCCCGGCTGTCCGCCGCCGCCGATGCGCTGCTCAACCACACCACCCTCATCGAGGACATCGCGGCCGATACGCCCTTCACCTGCCACGACTTCGCCCGGCTGCGCCGTCCGGTCCTCGGCGTCTACGGAGAGCACTCCGAACTCCTCCCCGGTGCACAGGAGTTGATGCTGAGCGCGCCGGACTGCGAACTCTGTGTGCTGCCCGACGTGGGGCACACCGTGCTCAACGAGGCCACCGAGGGGCTGTGTGATGCGCTGCTGGGCCGGCTCGGCGCACCGGCCGGGGCGGTGGCCCGATGA
- a CDS encoding galactokinase, translated as MNGVDLARRATAEPLLRLLAHGFATEYHRRPEAVWRAPYAFRLTAPAAPPPTGTAPRAGGIAAANWHVAAAVAPRDDGMLRCGSLHHPAETAELPLTGPAGRAPGWAARPYAALRALAAAGVGRGGADLQLNATLPDAVGLSAAEPLECATALAVASVHADRGGCPPARAQLARLLAAAVPGDDALRRAVLFARSGQLLAPDGSSRPLRSPDGGPPPSLLLVTARLATGGPTATATALATAVHDALRAGAWSASWPGLRPGRSVLLAMPPGRRAAVRSAVADACRRGDLPVPRFLRITVADAARRED; from the coding sequence ATGAACGGGGTGGACCTGGCCCGCCGGGCGACGGCGGAGCCGCTGCTGCGGCTGCTCGCCCATGGTTTCGCGACGGAGTACCACCGCCGGCCCGAAGCGGTGTGGCGGGCGCCGTACGCCTTCCGGCTCACCGCGCCCGCGGCCCCGCCCCCCACCGGTACCGCGCCCCGGGCCGGTGGGATCGCGGCGGCCAACTGGCATGTCGCCGCGGCCGTCGCCCCGCGCGATGACGGAATGCTGCGCTGCGGTTCGCTCCACCACCCGGCCGAGACCGCCGAACTCCCGCTCACCGGACCGGCCGGCCGCGCCCCCGGCTGGGCCGCCCGCCCGTATGCCGCGCTGCGCGCACTCGCCGCCGCCGGAGTCGGCCGGGGCGGCGCCGATCTACAGCTGAACGCCACCCTGCCGGATGCGGTGGGGCTGTCCGCCGCCGAGCCGCTGGAGTGCGCGACCGCGCTGGCCGTCGCGTCCGTGCACGCCGACCGGGGCGGCTGCCCGCCGGCCCGCGCACAGCTGGCGCGGCTGCTGGCCGCCGCCGTACCCGGCGACGACGCCCTGCGCCGGGCGGTGCTCTTCGCCCGGAGCGGTCAGCTGCTCGCCCCCGACGGCAGCAGCCGTCCGCTGCGCTCCCCGGACGGCGGCCCGCCGCCGAGCCTGCTGCTGGTGACCGCCCGCCTCGCCACCGGCGGCCCCACGGCCACCGCCACCGCCCTGGCCACCGCGGTCCACGACGCCCTGCGCGCCGGTGCCTGGTCCGCCTCGTGGCCCGGACTGCGGCCCGGCCGCAGCGTGCTGCTGGCGATGCCGCCCGGACGGCGTGCGGCCGTCCGGTCCGCGGTGGCCGACGCCTGCCGCCGCGGTGACCTGCCCGTCCCGCGCTTTCTGCGGATCACCGTCGCGGACGCGGCCCGACGCGAGGACTGA